In one Polaribacter sp. ALD11 genomic region, the following are encoded:
- a CDS encoding NRDE family protein codes for MCTVTYLLLGNNNFILTSNRDETPLRKTIPPKEYLENGVELTYPKDEIARGIWIGLSDKKRLVCLLNGGFVAHKRKLPYKMSRGIVVKKIFQKRMQCLL; via the coding sequence ATGTGCACGGTAACGTACCTTCTTTTAGGTAATAATAACTTTATTTTAACTTCTAATAGAGATGAAACTCCTTTAAGAAAAACAATTCCGCCAAAAGAGTATTTAGAAAATGGTGTTGAGTTAACCTACCCGAAAGATGAAATAGCAAGAGGTATTTGGATTGGCTTAAGTGATAAAAAACGATTGGTCTGTCTGTTAAATGGCGGTTTTGTAGCTCACAAAAGAAAACTTCCTTATAAAATGAGTAGAGGTATTGTTGTAAAAAAAATCTTTCAGAAGAGGATGCAGTGTCTTTTATAA
- the apaG gene encoding Co2+/Mg2+ efflux protein ApaG, with protein sequence MIQQITKGIKISVETNYNGTSYRNNKLYYVFSYTISIENESLETVKLTDRFWTIYDSLNGTEIVSGEGVVGQTPTLLPSDNYTYSSGCFLESNLGAMKGFYTMINLETYEQFKVYIPTFQLTTPVLLN encoded by the coding sequence ATGATTCAACAAATTACAAAAGGCATAAAAATCTCTGTAGAAACAAACTATAATGGTACAAGTTATAGAAATAACAAATTGTACTATGTTTTTTCATACACCATCTCTATAGAAAATGAAAGTTTAGAAACGGTAAAACTAACAGATAGATTCTGGACTATTTACGACTCTTTAAACGGAACAGAAATTGTAAGCGGAGAAGGCGTTGTTGGGCAAACACCAACCTTATTACCTAGTGATAATTACACCTATAGTTCTGGTTGTTTTTTAGAATCTAATTTAGGCGCAATGAAAGGTTTTTATACAATGATAAATTTAGAAACCTACGAACAATTTAAAGTGTACATACCAACTTTTCAACTAACCACACCTGTCTTATTAAATTAA
- a CDS encoding DUF3667 domain-containing protein gives MFSFDTKFWRTLIPLLINPGKVTKDYREGKRSRYSNPFRFYITASILFFLVLGFSKNYNKYQNLTKENIQKELSYKDALDNSEIKPDSIKKLVEKEFDKSFYFGLSDKKKKEILDTIEEEAKDSTKRKEITENKLSFEGTRLGLFLKHQKEHPKAATNDALDSLNYPKNLKNRFLYERSKTMSQVFNDTNSADKFLSEALSYGSVSLFIFLPLFTLFLKLFYIRRKYTYVDHLIFVFHTQTVFFMLLTIFTIVELFVNTEDLWIFLILFLVYLFLAMKKFYQQGIFKTFIKFLMLNFVYLIMGILGILLVAIISFALY, from the coding sequence TTGTTCAGTTTTGACACAAAATTTTGGCGTACTTTAATTCCGCTTTTAATAAACCCAGGAAAAGTTACCAAAGATTATAGAGAAGGCAAAAGAAGTAGATATTCGAATCCTTTTCGTTTTTATATAACCGCTTCAATTCTATTTTTCTTAGTTTTAGGCTTCTCTAAAAACTATAATAAATACCAAAATCTTACAAAAGAAAACATTCAAAAAGAACTAAGCTATAAAGACGCGCTTGATAACAGTGAAATTAAGCCAGACTCTATAAAAAAGCTAGTTGAAAAAGAGTTCGATAAATCTTTTTACTTTGGTTTATCGGATAAAAAGAAAAAAGAAATTTTAGACACTATTGAAGAAGAAGCGAAAGATTCTACAAAAAGGAAAGAAATTACTGAAAATAAACTTTCTTTTGAGGGTACAAGATTAGGTCTCTTTTTAAAACACCAAAAAGAACACCCAAAAGCAGCTACAAACGATGCTTTAGATTCTTTAAACTACCCTAAAAACCTAAAAAATAGATTTTTATATGAAAGATCTAAAACAATGAGTCAGGTTTTTAATGATACAAATAGCGCAGATAAGTTTTTAAGTGAAGCTTTATCCTATGGTTCTGTTTCATTATTTATTTTTCTACCATTATTCACACTATTTTTAAAACTATTTTATATCAGAAGAAAATATACGTACGTAGATCATTTAATCTTTGTTTTTCATACCCAAACGGTATTTTTTATGTTGTTAACTATATTTACAATAGTCGAACTTTTTGTTAATACAGAAGACCTTTGGATTTTTCTAATACTCTTTTTAGTCTATTTGTTTTTAGCAATGAAAAAATTCTATCAACAAGGAATCTTTAAAACATTTATAAAATTTCTAATGCTAAACTTTGTTTATTTAATAATGGGAATTTTAGGTATCTTATTAGTGGCTATCATTTCTTTTGCACTCTATTAA
- a CDS encoding sigma-54 dependent transcriptional regulator, giving the protein MKGILLVEDDVAFSEMLKQFLIRHKYVVDVSYNIKNALQQLEKQNYDLVFTDLRLPDGDGITLLKEIKQSKYNTPVVLMTSYAEVSTAVQAMKQGAFDYISKPFNPSEVLEVISNALEVKTSNLVIHEEKEKVEESSKPITGFVQGISSSSKVLDEYICLVAPINMSVLITGESGTGKEVVAKSIHLKSPRHNKPFIAVDCGAIPREIASSEFFGHKKGSFTGANEDKIGHFESANGGTLFLDEVGNLTYENQVQLLRALQERKIKPVGSSKEINVDIRLITATNEDLLAAVEKGDFREDLYHRLNEFSIKVPSLKDRKDDLILYADFFLNKANEQLSKSVIGFSKNVLTIFQNYQWPGNLRELSNVIKRATLLTKLEIIDVDVLPSELTKVKENTISSNKFSTKENEKTLIISALEEVGNNKTQAAKLLNITRKTLYNKMKEYALS; this is encoded by the coding sequence ATGAAAGGGATTTTATTAGTTGAAGATGATGTTGCGTTTTCAGAAATGTTGAAGCAATTTCTTATTAGGCACAAGTATGTTGTAGACGTGAGTTATAATATAAAAAATGCTTTGCAACAATTAGAAAAGCAAAATTACGATTTAGTTTTTACAGATTTACGCCTTCCAGATGGTGATGGAATTACGTTGTTAAAGGAAATAAAGCAGAGCAAGTACAATACTCCAGTGGTTTTAATGACGAGTTATGCAGAGGTTTCTACTGCTGTGCAAGCAATGAAACAAGGTGCTTTCGATTATATTTCGAAACCTTTTAACCCAAGTGAAGTTTTAGAAGTGATTAGCAATGCTTTAGAAGTAAAGACAAGTAATTTAGTAATTCATGAAGAAAAAGAAAAAGTAGAAGAAAGTAGCAAGCCAATAACAGGTTTTGTGCAAGGAATTAGTAGTTCGTCTAAAGTTCTCGACGAATATATTTGTTTAGTAGCACCGATTAATATGTCTGTGCTTATAACTGGTGAAAGTGGTACTGGTAAAGAAGTAGTAGCAAAATCAATTCACTTAAAAAGCCCAAGACACAATAAACCATTTATCGCTGTTGACTGTGGTGCAATTCCTAGAGAAATAGCTTCTAGTGAGTTTTTTGGACATAAAAAGGGTTCTTTTACAGGCGCAAATGAGGATAAAATAGGGCATTTTGAATCAGCAAATGGAGGCACACTTTTTTTAGATGAGGTTGGTAATCTAACGTATGAAAACCAAGTACAATTATTACGCGCTTTGCAAGAAAGAAAAATTAAACCCGTTGGTAGTAGTAAAGAAATTAATGTTGATATTCGATTGATTACAGCAACAAATGAAGATTTACTTGCAGCTGTTGAAAAAGGTGATTTTAGAGAAGATTTATACCATCGCTTAAATGAGTTTTCTATTAAAGTACCTAGTTTAAAAGATAGAAAGGATGATTTAATCTTATATGCAGATTTCTTTCTAAATAAGGCAAACGAACAGTTAAGCAAATCGGTGATTGGTTTTTCTAAAAATGTATTAACTATTTTTCAAAACTACCAATGGCCAGGTAATTTACGCGAACTATCTAATGTTATAAAAAGAGCTACTTTATTAACAAAATTAGAAATTATTGATGTTGATGTTTTGCCTAGCGAATTAACAAAAGTTAAAGAAAATACTATTTCATCAAACAAATTCTCTACAAAAGAAAACGAAAAAACACTTATTATAAGTGCGCTAGAAGAGGTTGGTAATAATAAAACCCAAGCTGCAAAATTGTTAAATATTACTCGGAAAACACTTTACAATAAAATGAAAGAATACGCGCTTAGTTAA